The DNA window ATCTGCCCAAGAAAGGAGGGTCCGGAAGTCATCAGAAAGGAGAGGTGGAATGGTCTTCACTTGCCCCAGAATGACCTCACCAGTTCCACCATCAATGGTGATGTAATCACCATCCTTGACCACAACACCGTTGACCACAAACTCTCGTTTATCAAGGTCAATCTTGATGGCTTCACATCCGGCCACACAGGGTTTACCCATTCCTCGAGCTACCACAGCCGCGTGACTGGTCATACCACCCCGGCTGGTGAGAATTCCCTGAGCAGCCACCACCCCATGAATATCATCAGGAGTTGTTTCCGGACGAACCAGAATCACTTTTTCTCCGTTGTTGCCCAGTTCCTCCGCTTCATCAGCATCGAAAACCACTTTTCCATACGCTGCTCCAGGAGACGCAGGAAGACCTTTGGCCAGAACCTTCAAAGGCTGGCTACGGTCAATCTGAGGATGCAAAAGCTGATTGAGCTGATTTGGCTCAACTCGTTTAACCGCAGTTTTTTCGTCAATCAGTCCTTCTTTAACCATGTCCACAGCGATTTTGATGGCCGCCTGAGCAGTGCGTTTTCCGGTTCGAGTCTGCAGGAGATAGAGTTTCCCTTTCTCGATGGTGAACTCAAAATCCTGCATATCTTTATAGTGTTTCTCCAGAATTTCATAAACCTTCTTCAGTTCTTCGAATGCATGAGGCAGCTCCTTTTCCATCTCTTTGATGGGTTTGGGAGTTCTGATACCTGCCACCACGTCTTCGCCCTGGGCATTGAGGAGATATTCACCATAATACTCCTTCACACCGGTAGAGGGATTACGGGTGAAACCGACGCCCGTCCCAGAGTCAAAACCCATGTTGCCAAAGACCATGGTCTGTACATTCACCGCCGTACCCCAGTCCTCAGGAATCTTGTGAATTTTCCGGTAGGTAATGGCCCGCTTGTTGTTCCAGGAAGCAAAAACAGCATTAATGGCTCGGCGAAGTTGTTCGTAAGGTTCCTGGGGAAAATCTTCTCCGGTATGTTTCTTGTAGAGTTCTTTGTATTTGGCAATCACTTTCCGCAGAGCATTGGCATCAAGATCCGTGTCGACTTTAGCCCCTACTTCTTCTTTGACCTCATCAAGGATGGCTTCAAAATTTGAGTGGTCGACACCCATGACCACGTTTCCAAACATCTGGATGAAACGACGGTAGCAGTCGCAAGCAAAACGCTCGTTCTGAGTCAAATTCGCTAAACTCTCCATCACCAAGTCGTTCAATCCCAGGTTGAGAATCGTATCCATCATCCCAGGCATGGAAGCCGGAGCACCTGAACGGACAGACACAAGCAGAGGGTTATTGGGGTCTCCAAATTTTTTTCCAGTTTTCGCTTCTAGGGCAGCTAGATTCTTTTTGACCTCTTCCTCTAATCCCTCAGGCCAGGTCTGGTTATTTTTATAGAAATGGGAACNNNNNNNNNNAGACCAATGCGGGTCATCTCAGCGAGATTTGCCCCTTTCCCGCCCAGGAGCAACTTCATGGAAGCGTCTCCTTCACCAAAGAAATACACGTACTTCTTCATGTTCTTTCCTCCCTTTTTTGAATTTGGTCCAGAATCCGATTGACGACTTCATTACTACTTAAACGAGTGATATCCAAAATGACACAACCGAGTTTCTCATAGATTGTCTGAGCAAAATCGAGTTCCCTTCGAACTTCTACCACATTCGCCTTCTCTGCCAAACAAGTCAAACCCAACGCCTTAATCCTCTCTAAGCGCAAAGCACTCAGGTATTCAGGATCCATCCTGATACCCACCAGTAAACTTCTGGATGCTCTACCAACCACCTCCTCTAAATCCATGGGCAAAGGAAAATTTGGATCGAGAATCACATACCCACACTTAATCCCTTTCTCAGCTAATCGCAGAATATATTCATCCTTATGGGGGTACCAGATGGTGAGGAGAATCACATCGGCCTTGTCGAGATTCGAAACACTGAAACCGGTGCTTTTTTCGAGAGCATATTCAATGGCTTCTAAACGCTCCGTGACCTTTTCTTCAGAGCGCTGAAAAAGCCCCGGCACCCCTCTGGGGTTGCGTGAGCTAAGGCGCTTCAGCAACTCCACCAAGGGTCCCAAAATATCAAGAGCAATGACACCCCGGTTCGCTGCTTCAATCCTCAAGATTTCGGCCAGTTCCTCATTCACCACGGTATAGATGACCACATCTTTCTGAACCCGCACCATGTCCATGATGCTGTAAATTTCTTCTTTATCCCTCACATTGGTAAAACGCAAAATGCTCACTCGAGGAAGCTCAAATTGAAGGAGTGCAGCCTGCACAACCGAAAAAGCGGTTTTCCCGGTGCCGTCAGAGATGACGAAAATATTAAAATCATCGCTTACCGGATATCCGTTCAAAAAAACCACCTCAGACGCTTTCTATGACAAGAAGCGAGAGATCGGCAAACCCTTCCCACATTCTCACCACTTTTTTCATGAGTAACAAACGGTTACGTCGTAACTCTTCATCCTCGCACATCACCAAAACCTTATCAAAAAAGGCATTTAAAGTCGGAAGAAGAGCTGAGAAATTCTTAAAAGCCTCTCGGTACTTGCCATGCCGGATGAAGCGGGAAAACTCACTCTCAGATTGAGTCAATTTCTGATACAGCTCTCGTTCCACATCCTCTTTGAGGAGCTCCGGTTTTATTTCGCCTTCCCCAGAGAAACTCCGGCTGATATTATTTGCCCGAGTAAACCCGGTTACAATAGCGCCCAAAAACCCTTTCTCCTTCTTGAGGAGTTCATC is part of the Atribacterota bacterium genome and encodes:
- the ppdK gene encoding pyruvate, phosphate dikinase, producing SHFYKNNQTWPEGLEEEVKKNLAALEAKTGKKFGDPNNPLLVSVRSGAPASMPGMMDTILNLGLNDLVMESLANLTQNERFACDCYRRFIQMFGNVVMGVDHSNFEAILDEVKEEVGAKVDTDLDANALRKVIAKYKELYKKHTGEDFPQEPYEQLRRAINAVFASWNNKRAITYRKIHKIPEDWGTAVNVQTMVFGNMGFDSGTGVGFTRNPSTGVKEYYGEYLLNAQGEDVVAGIRTPKPIKEMEKELPHAFEELKKVYEILEKHYKDMQDFEFTIEKGKLYLLQTRTGKRTAQAAIKIAVDMVKEGLIDEKTAVKRVEPNQLNQLLHPQIDRSQPLKVLAKGLPASPGAAYGKVVFDADEAEELGNNGEKVILVRPETTPDDIHGVVAAQGILTSRGGMTSHAAVVARGMGKPCVAGCEAIKIDLDKREFVVNGVVVKDGDYITIDGGTGEVILGQVKTIPPLLSDDFRTLLSWADKIRKLGVRANADTPVDAQKALDFGAEGIGLCRTEHMFMDPARLPWVQKMIMAQTLEERKEALSHIEPMQKGDFKDIFRIMEGKPVTVRLIDPPLHEFLPKLEDLLVEVATLRAKGVTGPELEEKEKLLKVVRNLHEANPMLGLRGCRLGILYPEIVEMQVRAIMEAACELSQEGVKVIPEIMIPLVGHRNEIKILKEKLDEVAQQVIKNYGVNISYSFGTMIEVPRAALVADQIAEDAEFFSFGTNDLTQMTFGYSRDDAEGKFLFFYEENGILPEDPFQVLDQEGVGQLMRMGVEKGRKTRPNLKCGICGEHGGEPKSVKFCHQVGLNYVSCSPFRVPLARLAAAHAVIEEESKKDEKKFDL
- a CDS encoding kinase/pyrophosphorylase is translated as MNGYPVSDDFNIFVISDGTGKTAFSVVQAALLQFELPRVSILRFTNVRDKEEIYSIMDMVRVQKDVVIYTVVNEELAEILRIEAANRGVIALDILGPLVELLKRLSSRNPRGVPGLFQRSEEKVTERLEAIEYALEKSTGFSVSNLDKADVILLTIWYPHKDEYILRLAEKGIKCGYVILDPNFPLPMDLEEVVGRASRSLLVGIRMDPEYLSALRLERIKALGLTCLAEKANVVEVRRELDFAQTIYEKLGCVILDITRLSSNEVVNRILDQIQKREERT
- a CDS encoding glycine--tRNA ligase subunit beta; translated protein: DKMDTLVSSFALGRIPSGSFDPLGLRRMAQGIVDIIVHRRFYLGLSPWIELNLRLLEEQGFVHFVPSVLDQVRDFIFNRLRFRLLAEGVNYSVLNAVLADAVDDVYEVIGRAKFLDELLKKEKGFLGAIVTGFTRANNISRSFSGEGEIKPELLKEDVERELYQKLTQSESEFSRFIRHGKYREAFKNFSALLPTLNAFFDKVLVMCEDEELRRNRLLLMKKVVRMWEGFADLSLLVIESV